The genome window tCAACTTTTAACCTTTTAACCACTCAGTATAACTTTAATTACaaagtattattttataatggtggcaaatctaatatatatatatgtgtactgtatatattaggTATAGTACACAATGCCTTTTCAAAATGGGACCACCAGAGTtctttaggagaaaaaaaaacaacaaaaagtaactGTGATCGTTTAACCAACATCTCCAAGCCTCTAGCCTATTTATTCTTTCAGCCACCAGGGGAACTGTGATAAAAATGCTGGTCTTTAGACCAGTCTGCTTTTTACATCCCTAAACTCCATGAAAACTTGATATGGAGTTACCAAATTCAGCAGAGAGTTGCTGGGGCTTCAGGTTGTTTGGCTCGTTTTTGTTGAGGTTTAATTTTACAGGTGGGATCTGTTTTTAGGTCCTGCTTAGTCGATTATGCCTCTTTGTTATTCGCGAACAAAGCTCCATAGTggaatttagttaattttgctaaatttgtgtagaaaactaaaaactaaaatcctgAAATAGGACTACTGATTCTTTTTAGCTGATCTTTTAAGGGTCCTCAGCAATTTGTCTGAAGTGTCATTGAcccttttatttatatttatggcttttttttgacatctttTGAAATGCTAATCCTTGTGGTattattatgcattttctttctagATGTAACACTTCATACTTTGTTTCTATCACACAAACTCTCAGTGgaatacattgaggtttgttaTAATGTAGCAAACTGTGAAAAGGTCTCTGGgatatgaaaacttttgcaaggcactataaATAATCGAAGCCAGCTCTGAATGTGTATTCCTTTAAAGCAGGACATAGCGGTGGGATTTGGTTTGCCGCCGCCGGAGAATTGGCAGCTCATCCTTTGGGTCGTTCGTACCGCATGGATGGGACTTATTCCTGCGCATCCCACGGATATTTGATTGGATTGGGAGCTGGGGAGTTCGGAGGCAGCGCGACAACCTTTATGTTGTGTTCGAGAGCAGATTTTGTGGCATGGCAGGGCACTTATTACTGCTGTTAGAGGTTGTTGCTGTCAAGTTGTGTTATTGGTCTGGAGTTGGAGATAACGGcccctaaaaataaaaaatgatcacTTCAGCATTTTTGACTAAAATCCGaacactcttttctttttttgagtttttttagatattaattCTTCAGcataaaaatcttcaaaagaacgatattttttttttggcacggGTGGGAGTTGCAAAGTGGGATAATTGGCCTTTACAGATTGGCCCAGTTTCCTACTAACATACAAACGGTGGGACATTCTTgttaaagggggaaaaaaattataagacACACATCCCATGACCATTTTCTCATTAACCTGACACACTGGCACACTTCCAACCCCCCTTTTTAACTCTGTTTTTCCTAATAGAAGCGGCGATCGTTTCATTGAAGAGAAAACTCTGCTGTTGGCTGTACGATCTTACGTCTTCTTCTCCCAGCTCAGCGCCTGGCTCAGCGCCTCCCATGGCATCGTCCCCAGGAACATCCTGTACAGGTCGGACATGACTCTCTGACACTGGTGGGACCGGGCTTTTCAGTCCCACTGTCAAACCACGCTGCCAAGGCTAAAGCAAATGAGCTAGAGCTACGTTTGAAATCTGAAGTCTACGAATcagttttaaatttagaaattcaCAACATAAGGTCCTTCTCAGTGAAGTagaatattataatttattgaactAATAGCTCAAAGAGTGAATACATACATCACttagtgatatttttttaagtattaaatgttcattttgatttattacagTTGATAAAGACCCATCATTAAGTTTCTCAAAAAAATTGAGTGATGCTTAAGATaagaaaaaagctgtttttttcttatcttaagaaaaaacaaaggtgttttgttttatttcagcattGTGTGCATTTTTGACTTGGGTATGGATATGGAAAATTACTTAAATAAGGAAAGTATTGGcacatgtattatttttaagagTTTGGGTTCTCATGAGCTTCTTGAAAAAATCATCACAATGAACTGCAATAAATGCGTGTAACTCTGTTCTGAACCTGTATGACATGAAGTTGAATTCCTGAGATGAATGAACGTTTCTATGATCTTCTAATTCTCTGTAGCATTAACTCTCATCCTCTCTGTTCAACAGGATCAGTGCTGCTGACGAAGATCTGGTGTGGCAGTTTTCCCAGCCGCCGTCCGAGCACATATTCCCCGTCCCCAACGTCTCCCAGAGCGTCGCCCTGCAGGTCCGCGTCCAGTCGCTCCCCCGCCAGCCCACCTACCCCACCCTGGCCTGTAGCATCCACACCGGCCTGCCTCCCATCTACAGCAAGACCCCCAGCCTCAGCCCCAACCTTGGCAGCCACGGTGGCCTGCCCACTCTGAAGAAGAGACAGGAGCCTGGCAAAGACAGCCTCCATTCTAACTCCAACATGTACGGCAAGAGCTCCAACTCCACGTCTAGCCTTCTACTCAACGGACTACCCATCCCTAATCTGCCCATCAACAACATCCCGATCAACAGCCTTCCTCACGCCACCGTGTCACATCCGTACAGCAAGAAGAGCCAGGAGCCTGGAGAGAACTACACGTTTCACAACGGCGAGCTCCCGCAGGTCAACATCCCCCAGTGCCAGGGCTCGCCACTCTTCTACCAACCCGCCCGCTCCCCCACGCCTTCACGCTCCAACTCCCCCTCCCCGCTTCCCTCGGGTAAAGCAGGGAAGTGGTTGTACACGGCGCTCAACGGTTCATCCGACCCCACCCCGGTGGACGACTACACCTGTGGCACCAGCAACACCGACCAGTCCAAGGCTCCCATCCCAGAGCCTCTGAGAAGTTTCAAGAACTTATCCATGGCTGAGTCGTCCCGGTGCCCCTCCCCGAGGCCTTCTGGAAGCGAAACCAATCCCCTCATTGGCTCCCTGCTGCAGGAGCGACAGGAAGTCATAGCTCGAATCGCACAAAGGCTCAACTTCTGTGACCCGACGGCACCGCCACTTCCCCCAGGCCTGTTCGCCACCGACAGCCCTCACAAAGCCATGTGGGGCGGCAACCACGACGACAAAGCCGCCGGTAAGACCAAAGAACTTGAGACGCGCCCTTACGAGTCGGTGGGACGCGCTAAGCCTGCGCCGTTTAGCACCCCTGTGACAGAGACATCGCGCTTTATCAAGCGGGAGAGCTCCTCCCCGAAACCCGCCGCCTGCAGGAAACTGAGGATGACAGAGGCAGAGGAGTGGAACGGAGAAGTGACAGACAGAGATAAGGAGAACAATCGGGACAGCTCGCTCATTGCCCAGGCGGTGCAAGACATCACCAGGCTCATCCAGGAGAGGCTGGCCGTCCCGCCTTTGTCCCCTCGACATAGCCGCAGCACTAGCCCACTGCACCACCACGTGCACACGACCACAATCACACACACCGTGCGCACGTACTCTCACCCCCCACCAGCCAGCAACGGCTGCGCCAACGGCCATGTACCCAGCCACGAACCTCAAAGAGACGGCACGCACAACGCCGCCTCGCACTCGCCCGTTTGCACAGAGAAGCCCCGAGGCGGACCGCGGGCCGAACGCCGCTCTCCGCGGGCCCAAAACGGTGCTCAGTTTACACTTGAAGAGACCTCACTCAACGGCCAGGCCGACACCCGGGTCCCCTGCCGTTTACGTGCTTCCCCGCAGGAGAAGCTCCCAGTCAGGACACCCAGCAGCCATGACACCCCGCCTCCCTCCCCTGTCCTGGAGAACAAACCAAGAAATGCCCAGATGTTCAGCTGGAACAACCACAGCGCCAGCCCAGCCACAAACTGTTACAGAATCTATGACGACGGCAAGCCTCAGACTCTGCACCAGAACGACATGCAAGCTCAGGCGTCCGCTCTGCAGGATGAGAACCAGGCGCCCTCAGAGTGTGACTCCTTCGCATCCAGTCCAGAAATTACTCCATCACCCTCAATCCTCGTAAGATCATTTTGGCTCAGCTCCTTTTTAGATATGCAAAACATTCAATGTCTAGAGATTCAATTCCAATTTTTAGGGTGGAGATTTGATTTAGAAACAATTTTCGATTCAGAAACCAATTTTTCTGTAGATTGTGTTTAAATGATGTGACTGACAAGAGGAGAAGacttcaaacaaaaaacaacatggctAACCTAATATTGGTATTATTACCCAATACATTAGTATTTGTGATTCTCTATAGAATCCTTTTATGAAATAATCCTGTAGCCATCCCAAACTGATCCAGATTGGTCACCTTATTGTAGGTGGATCATTCTAGAACTGTAGATATCTAGAATGATTCACTCAGTAATAGATGTAAATAGTTCATGTAAAGACTAAAAGAAATTATGCTTGAAAAGGAGCAGTAAGAAGTGAAAAcgtttttctgaaaatttgcCCCtattcacaaaatgaaaattgaCTATTCAACTCAGAAGACTATTGCAGACATATttgaaatacacaaaacaatacatatgtacatcaattttaaaatatttactcttcTCAATACGTTTAACTGTAAATATTGGGTTTGTGTGATCTGTGTCCACTTCCAATAATTACCGTACTCCAATAACTGTCTTCTGTAACGGAAAAATCAAATCTATATGTTTTATGACTACTGCCCAGCACATCAATCACTGAGTTTTACTAAATATACAATTTGTGTAGTAATTCCGTCACCttattaaaaactgtaatagttttggatatttaaacttttccatGACAAATGTTCATCAATGAGAACACTAAAATAACATAGTTTCTTTAGGTTTTTTGTATCTCGTAATTGTGCAtcagcacttttttttcctctactgCTACAAAATATAATATATCACTTTCTACATCACTCTCCTCTCTTCATTGCCGTCTTGCAGCGTCCTCACAGCCCCTCCCCCTTGCGTCCCTACAACAGCTGGAAGAAACAGAATCGCCACTCTCTGGACGCCACGGCAACGAAGGCCTTCCACCCCTGCACCGGCCTGCCTCTGCTGTCCAGCCCCGTAAGAAAACACGCGGCTGCCCACTCATGTACAGTGAACGTCGGACCATTAACACACAGGCGTGCAGAGCAGCTAGCGTGGGAGTCTATGCGGTTGCTTTTTGTTAGAACAGCACAATCGCCACTCTTTGTCATCAGCCACAGAAACCGTGACTCCCTGCACAGCCACCCATGAAAATACAATGAATGTTTGTCTTTAAGAGACTAAAGTGTTAGcaacctctctctctctctctttttttctttttcttttttgctgctgGGCTACCAAGTTATGAGTTAATGCACAGGCTAAGCATGGGTTAgttattaattataattataaagcGATTAAAAATTAGGATTTTTGAAACTGCTAAATCTTTCCATCacacattttattcagttttaatgaGCAGCTTGTCTTTGTAAGCAGCCAAGAGTGGGCTGACTACCAGAGCTGATAGCCGCAAGTGGCTCTATTGACCTTTCACACTAACTCTTAGCaacactgggggaaaaaataaagaaccagctaatatttttatatatagacATAGCAAcaaattcaggtttttttcaTGGAATAGTTGTGTTAAATTTTCATAACAGAATGACactaaaaaaacagcaatatgTTTTTAGatcaaatttttattatttggttataaattgtgtttttatttacatttttcttaagtTGTCCctttggagaaaatattttattaaaagctttATGATTTCCTTCATGCTAACACCCAACAATTTGAATGAAATGGCTATTCTTTAAGAATGTCATCACATTTCCTGTAGTAGATGTTGATCAAAATTATaagttctctttcttttccaacaAATCATGTATCGTTATTAAGCTCTAAACAAGTTAAAGTTTAACTGGACTGTAGGCAAGAATGGCTCTTTGGATTGTAAATGTTGCAGATGATTGGCCTACGTAATCAGGCAGGGCAAATGTATTTGTAGAGCACATTTCATGTACaaagcaattcaaagtgctttacagaaaaatgtagcGAGTTTAGacatagattaaaaaaacacatgaataagtgGATCAAGATGAGACAAATGAAAAATCATAACCAGCTAATATCAAATTATCTCCCCATGAATAGCAAAATTATCAAATTATTAGTTTAATTTGAAACTACTCTTAAATATATGTGCATATGTGCAattatatcatttatttatagctatttttgggaaaaaaaaaaaaaacacagttgtgACAAGAATTGTAAATCCAGCGATACGATGAGATCGAAGTGTAGTGTGGTAAAcgcattttttatttcaataaccaaATTTTATTCTGAgaacttagtttttatttagacatccaaagacacattttaaatctgtaGTTTCTATCTCTGGGTTTTTCCTTAATGGTCGCCTATGTCTCagtatgaaaaaataacaaataaatgttctgGATACCATTATTATAACTTCACTAGTAATtgttttagcagttgtaggaattattgttgcttttcttttgtatttttattttgtagttgttgttttttttttttttagtttctctcCAATCCAGTCACACTTCTGTGAACTCAGGGACGCACATTCACACATCCCAATTCACACTTAGTCATGTGTTAATATTATTCAAGTAGTTTAATTTTAACtgcttttgcttcttttcaGCACACCTCCACTGTAGATCACATTCGCTTTCTTCTTGTAATGAAAATGCGATATTTAACTATCAAGAAGAAACCGTGGGCTGTTCTGGTTTAATCATGTTCTGTGTGTCTGCTGCAGGTTCCTCAGAGGAAAAATCAAACAGGTTACTTTGACCTGGACATCTCTCTGACTGGCTGTAAGGGTTTGCCTTGGGCCTCTGGGAAAAGGTACACATTTTCTCACCTGGGATCTCTCTTAATGTAGTTGCAAACATCAGTGTGTCCACCAGGACAAGGTCGAATGAGGCTCAAGTCACTGATCCAGAGCGGGTGTAATAACAGCTGATACCTTCCTCATCTGTCAGCTTCCTGCCGGCTACAGTTACTTATTCTTTGCATGTCGAATTTGAAACCGActgtattttgattttttttccccaacgaCAGCTCTGTTTTATGGGGGGGGGTTCCCCTGGTTTGTGCTTGAAAAATTGCTCTCAGAGCTGGACGTTGGATGTGAAATTTGCTGCCAAATGGAACAAGATAGTGACATTTTCTATCAGGCCGTGTTGGGGGATCTACAGGAGAGTGGGTGGAAGAACTGAATTGTATTAATTAAGATAAcagactttattattattaaattatgcattttagtTGAACCAGCAGTCTTCTTTTGATAACTATAAGCTTCTCCAGGGATGCAGTATAAATGCAGAGTAGAAAATATTGGAACTTGGTAAAAGGAAGTCTGGCTtactctttatttctctcttttattttttaaaggacagtGCTTGAAGTATATcgttatttgtttgtttttttcctgatgcatttcaggaaaaaaatgcatcaggTGTTATGGATAGTTTTAGTTAGACTAATAATGTTTGACTAATAATATGTTTGGAAGGTGTTCAAAGTCTGAGAACATTGTACTGTAAAGCATGGtagtggctgcatcatgctgatGCTCTATTTTGCTGCATCTGGTACTAATTCCAACCTAATTCTTAATTTCATCTCAAATTGGGGCTTGACAATAAATCGCGACTGACATGTCATCAGTATCAGTAGAAAATACCTTTGCTAGATTGttcaataattttattgaaCCACGTAGTATAGTGGGAGATTTAGGCAGAAGAAAGGCTTTAACCACTTAACCTCTCACGGCAAGTTAAGTAGGTtgggtggcatcaactaacttgCTCATtatttggttacctagcaacaacctgagtaacttgcgcagcagcaatttcaggtttcaccactgtgcctcataactgcttaagaATTACAAACAACCTGGAGTGAAAGGACAACATGAGTACAACACCTCGAGAGGAAACTATACAACAGAAGAGGTCACCAGTGTGGCAGCATTTTAGATATCTAAagcaaaaaactaatcaatattttatcaataatgACTGATATGATACACTTGTATTGTGATACGCTTTGCAGCCATTTCGCTGAGTCCTTTCTCAGCAAAATACCATGTGGTTGAAACTTGGGACACTACTTGGTGTTTCAACAGTGATCCCAAACAAACTCGCATTCAAGCTGGTTTTAGAAACTATAAAACCAGATGATGAGCTCCTGGAATGATTTGGTCTGAGCTAGAAACCTCATTAAACCAGTTCTGCTATTTCTGATGGGAAAGGTTGCCAAATATCACATGTGTTTTCTCTGGAACTTTATATGGAACCATCAAGCAAATATTAGTTTGGTTGTATGATGCTTTGGAGTGTGGCCACAAATCATTCAAACTTTGCAGCCAATTCttgtttataaatattaatCTGCCACACCAGAGCAAAAAAAGTTTGAAGTCCCAGATTAATTCATTCTTGCCGCTTCAgtgtatacttgaaataagaatcTTATCTGTCCGTAACCAACCAAAGCGCCAACACTTTCATTGGTCGGacattgttgtgttttgatgtttttctgtgtctatGGACGGAAGGGAAAGCTAATTTTTCTCTGGTGCACTGTGGCTCAAGCTACAATAGCACACACTCATCTGTAAATGGCAGTCAGAACTAAGTTGGCTTTATATACACAGGGATTCATGCCTCAGCCTACACACAGAAGCTGTGGGTGGGAGCTCAGCGGTGTTCTTTTGAAAGCAGATGTttgaagagttcagaaatccaGGCTGACGGTTCACTCCAACCATCACGCTTGCGTCTGATGACCTGCTTAGAAATTCATCGCTATTTAAAGATCCGAGTGGGACAAGTCTTCCTTGTTGTTCAGGTGGCTAACGCTGCTGTTTGCAAACATATAGGTGAGCCTCAGGTGGTGTTTAACGCACATACCAGGAGGCTTTTGTCACTTGGAGCACAATGAGATTGTGTTGCATCAGTGCTTCAAGAACAAGTTGATCGAGCATGTGTGGTTTTAACCCTTTAGGGTGTGTCCAAAGAGAGATGAGAACACCGATGAGTCACATCAGCTGTTCAGCGCCAGCGCTCCTCCTGCCAGTCTAAGCCTGCTAGGAAACTTTGAGGTAGGACACATCATCAGTCATCTTCTGTCAAAAATGGGGATGCAAGCTACCggttaatgagttaatctaaatTTCATCGTTCTTATCAATCGGCTAACGAttaattaacaattaattggCCACTTTTTTAAAGACCTGAGTTTTGTCTTtccaaaacatacattttattttctcattgtgaatttgaaaaaagaagCGCATtatatttgagctttttttgtgtgtcatcTGTGTTAAATATTGACTGAATAAACTGATAATTGTGGTTTTCTCAAATATTAGACATAGGCAACCCTCAAAATCAACAGTACTTATTGGCATCATGCCTTTTTGTATCATGTTACAATTTGCCCTCTGCTTTTCTGTCATCATCACATTTACATGGTGTGTCAATGGCatgtatgtaaaaaagaaaagagaatttctgccaaaaaaactcagcaattttctagaaaaaaaaggtggacatttctgagtttgaaatgtcaaaagcttgctagaaaaaactgagaattttttttatattaatctcagaaaatatctacagaaaagctttaaaaaattttgagtttgaaaagtcaaaaattttccACTtctggaaattttctgagtttggaaAGTCCAACATTTTTGGAACTCATGAACCAGAacttgaaactcagaaatttccatgttttttcaagAATATCTATGAGATTATTTTCTAGCAAAGCTCAGACATATCCTCagaaatatattcatttttttcttgttttttggagtaaatttcctccttttttcctttttctatgAACAGTGGCCCCAACACCCTATGGTACATTCTCGCTTTCAAAGCAAAACAGTAATTTTGTTTAAGAAGTTGTCGCTGCGTATAGTTAATTGATTAGaactagttttaatttaataagcCATTAATCGACAATTAATTGTAAGTCGATTAATTGTTTGTGTCCCtaatccaaacattttccatgCTGAACAATCTCTAGACtcaaatgttgatttatttattttccccccTTTGGGGGgaattcaataataaaaatatctcaTAATCTTTATTGTTTGATATCTAACTGTTCTCTAGGAGTGTGTGTTGAACTATCGACTTGAGCCTTTAGGGACAGTAGAAGGTTTCACAGCAGAGGTGGGAGCCAGCGGCTCTTTCTGCCCAAGTCACCTGACCCTGCCAGTAGACGTGTCATTCTACAGCGTCTCCGATGACAACGCTCCCTCCCCATACATGGTGAGCTAGATTTCCTCCTGAACcaaattcctttattttaatttttttttcttattaaaccCTGCATGGCTGAGCCTGAAGATGAAActgtcctttgtgtgtgtgtgtgtgtgggggggggtgcgtgcgcgtgcgtgcgtgtgtgagCTCCTTTGGGATGGCTGCTGGTGACACCGTGATTGTCGTTATGTTCTCTCACAGGGTGTGATTAACCTGGAGTCCCTGGGAAAAAGGGGCTACCGTGTACCTGCATCAGGAACCATTCAAGTGGTTAGGAatttctttttcacagttttagaAATGTCAAGAATATTTATGTCCATGCAGTATTTCCATTGCAGCATGAACAAAGAGCAGATTAAGCCAAGCCACTAAGCAGAAGTTGGAGTCACCTAGTGGCCAGATGGGAAACTTCATCTTATAAGATCCTGGTTCGAAAGCACTGCAAAGGCCTTGGATTTTAATTCCCATTTGGCTCCTAgatttctatatttaaaatatctgatgTACACTCAACttacagaagaaaaatgaacacattGCGTCGTCCACTGACACAGGAAAGTGTAAGCCAGGTTAGCTTCAATGCACAATAAATCCAATGCATGCGCACATACAGCCAACATGTCGCAAGTGGCAAAATCATTTTATACAACAGAAGTATGTCTTTGAACttcaaatttcaaaacaaagaaatatggAAGTttgtagcattcattttaataaatcatttttgtattCAGCAGTGTTTATTGCAGTATTAGAAACAATCATCACtgagaaaatcaacaaaatctgcaagtcaaagtgaaacaaaacagccagaaggaaacaaatgtaaatttaccCTAATTTACTACTAACTCAAAATATGCTGAACTACTTTAATTCTGTGtgatataataaaaacactattttgttttgtcaagaGATTATTAAAGGtgaataattcagttttttattatgtaaggttgtattttttttaaaaaaaggtataaaatgcttattttttggataatatatttttatttaatttaagtttcTCAGTATCGGTATCTGATCACAGGGCTTCAACAAACACCCTCAACAAAAGCTCATTTTGTTGAGCTTTTTTGCAAATGTCTCAACAAAATGTCAGTCAATGTGACAGCAACATTTGATGTTCAATGTGGATTCAGCATCTACTCTACCTTTATGGTGTCGCCTGCTATTGTTTACATTAACATTTAATGTCATGATATATTGGAAGGTCTGTTTAAACCGTCCTGTTGTGTCTGGTTCCGTCCCTCAGACCTTATT of Xiphophorus couchianus chromosome 4, X_couchianus-1.0, whole genome shotgun sequence contains these proteins:
- the atosa gene encoding atos homolog protein A isoform X2 → MTLDNMKPERDATEEFFEYDAEEFLVFLTLLITEGRTPEYSVKGRTEGLHCPPAQSGMPPLHKHECSDKLPQCRQARRTRSEVILLWRNNIPIMIEVMLLPDCCYGDECPPSDPISDPVIKQDALLLERWTLQAVPRQSGDRFIEEKTLLLAVRSYVFFSQLSAWLSASHGIVPRNILYRISAADEDLVWQFSQPPSEHIFPVPNVSQSVALQVRVQSLPRQPTYPTLACSIHTGLPPIYSKTPSLSPNLGSHGGLPTLKKRQEPGKDSLHSNSNMYGKSSNSTSSLLLNGLPIPNLPINNIPINSLPHATVSHPYSKKSQEPGENYTFHNGELPQVNIPQCQGSPLFYQPARSPTPSRSNSPSPLPSGKAGKWLYTALNGSSDPTPVDDYTCGTSNTDQSKAPIPEPLRSFKNLSMAESSRCPSPRPSGSETNPLIGSLLQERQEVIARIAQRLNFCDPTAPPLPPGLFATDSPHKAMWGGNHDDKAAGKTKELETRPYESVGRAKPAPFSTPVTETSRFIKRESSSPKPAACRKLRMTEAEEWNGEVTDRDKENNRDSSLIAQAVQDITRLIQERLAVPPLSPRHSRSTSPLHHHVHTTTITHTVRTYSHPPPASNGCANGHVPSHEPQRDGTHNAASHSPVCTEKPRGGPRAERRSPRAQNGAQFTLEETSLNGQADTRVPCRLRASPQEKLPVRTPSSHDTPPPSPVLENKPRNAQMFSWNNHSASPATNCYRIYDDGKPQTLHQNDMQAQASALQDENQAPSECDSFASSPEITPSPSILRPHSPSPLRPYNSWKKQNRHSLDATATKAFHPCTGLPLLSSPVPQRKNQTGYFDLDISLTGCKGLPWASGKRVCPKRDENTDESHQLFSASAPPASLSLLGNFEECVLNYRLEPLGTVEGFTAEVGASGSFCPSHLTLPVDVSFYSVSDDNAPSPYMTLFNPNKTVVKMFVVMYDLRAMPAGHQTFLRQRTFSVPVRRDANNQTNRKPLIPGQSRTLRYLIHLRFQSSKSGKLYLHRDIRLLFSRKSMEVDSGAAYELQSFTESPIDPPFSPRC
- the atosa gene encoding atos homolog protein A isoform X1 gives rise to the protein MTLDNMKPERDATEEFFEYDAEEFLVFLTLLITEGRTPEYSVKGRTEGLHCPPAQSGMPPLHKHECSDKLPQCRQARRTRSEVILLWRNNIPIMIEVMLLPDCCYGDECPPSDPISDPVIKQDALLLERWTLQAVPRQSGDRFIEEKTLLLAVRSYVFFSQLSAWLSASHGIVPRNILYRISAADEDLVWQFSQPPSEHIFPVPNVSQSVALQVRVQSLPRQPTYPTLACSIHTGLPPIYSKTPSLSPNLGSHGGLPTLKKRQEPGKDSLHSNSNMYGKSSNSTSSLLLNGLPIPNLPINNIPINSLPHATVSHPYSKKSQEPGENYTFHNGELPQVNIPQCQGSPLFYQPARSPTPSRSNSPSPLPSGKAGKWLYTALNGSSDPTPVDDYTCGTSNTDQSKAPIPEPLRSFKNLSMAESSRCPSPRPSGSETNPLIGSLLQERQEVIARIAQRLNFCDPTAPPLPPGLFATDSPHKAMWGGNHDDKAAGKTKELETRPYESVGRAKPAPFSTPVTETSRFIKRESSSPKPAACRKLRMTEAEEWNGEVTDRDKENNRDSSLIAQAVQDITRLIQERLAVPPLSPRHSRSTSPLHHHVHTTTITHTVRTYSHPPPASNGCANGHVPSHEPQRDGTHNAASHSPVCTEKPRGGPRAERRSPRAQNGAQFTLEETSLNGQADTRVPCRLRASPQEKLPVRTPSSHDTPPPSPVLENKPRNAQMFSWNNHSASPATNCYRIYDDGKPQTLHQNDMQAQASALQDENQAPSECDSFASSPEITPSPSILRPHSPSPLRPYNSWKKQNRHSLDATATKAFHPCTGLPLLSSPVPQRKNQTGYFDLDISLTGCKGLPWASGKRVCPKRDENTDESHQLFSASAPPASLSLLGNFEECVLNYRLEPLGTVEGFTAEVGASGSFCPSHLTLPVDVSFYSVSDDNAPSPYMGVINLESLGKRGYRVPASGTIQVTLFNPNKTVVKMFVVMYDLRAMPAGHQTFLRQRTFSVPVRRDANNQTNRKPLIPGQSRTLRYLIHLRFQSSKSGKLYLHRDIRLLFSRKSMEVDSGAAYELQSFTESPIDPPFSPRC